The DNA region ccacagcactgtgcctgctactgggaagaaaattaactctgtcccagctgaagccaggacaGCACACAAAAAGGGGGCGAAGAGGGAGGGCGTCCGCACGCACATCTGCGGGGCGTTTGTCAAGCCGGCTTCTGCGCAACCCCAGCACCTGTTTGCTTATTGCTGTTCACGGGCACCCCGGGCACCCTGCTCCTTTCCACCCCTGGTCACCATGACATAATTTTGAACTTACAGTATGAAATCGTTACTCATAACCTATAGACTACACTGAGATCCCCTCGCTAATAACCGTCCCGTGAGCGGGCACGCAAATTAATGCTGCAGTTATACAAGCAACTCCCATTTGGAacaaagcctttctttttcaaatggcATGTTTTAACCTTataactataaaaataataataacaaactTAAGAGCACACTGCAACACAAAGAATCCCTGACTTTTGTGtcaaatgaatgttttttttcttcagagaagggTTTTCATTTTACTACAGCAAccttcttttctgattttttttttcaggctagTTGCTAAATATAAACTAGAATTACTTACTTGCATTTCTAGCATTATTGGTATTTTCcccatgtttttttcttgttcaccAGCGTATGTTGTAAGCCCCGTAGGTGAAATGGTGGCTCTGTCCTCCCAAGCTTACAACACCCTGTACAACTATTTTGATGGCATTTACCTGGTCTTATCCTGAATTTCAAACCTGGCTTTGGTCATCAGTGCTCAGCTCTTGGTGgaggggagaccttacagcTGTCCATAGGCACCTCTGCTTTAACGTGCAGTAAAATGAAAAcccttctctgaagaaaaaaaaaccattaatTTGGCACAAAAGTCAGGGATTTTTTGTGTTGCAATATGGTCTTAaggttgttattattatttttatagttatAAGGTTATAACTGGTCCTTACATAGCAAAGTTGACACAGAAAAAGGGGAAAGCTGCCTAAATTGTAAAAGCTGGGCTAGTGGCTTGAGCGTATAAAGCAGTATTTGTGCTTTTAATACATTCCAATATAAATAAAGATTTGTAAAGCAGGGAAAAGCATTGAGCAACAGGATATTGGATGCCCAGTTACCGGCCAGCGCTGTTACCCAAGAGCCCAGAGCTAACGCGAAGGGGAAGGAGCCCGAGaccctgggggctgcagcatgTGAAGCTGCCGCAGACCCCAAAGAGCCGTGCTGGAAAATCAGCTTATTCCAGACAAATCCCCACTAGCACCTGCACTCAGGCTGTCACACACAAATTACCGTACGGGGGTAATTTTTCAAGTTTCTAGTGAGTGTGTGGGGAGGCTCCAGAAAAGTGCCGGGAGATTTTTACCGCCTTTAACACTTGACCCGAGAAGCAGCTCCTGAGGATCATCCCACCCgtgccagcagctgccagccGCTTCCCGGCAGACGGGATTTCCACAGCCTCAGAAGAGCCCCTGTGGGGTGGGACACGCAAATCCACGTCAGCTCCAGACCATAAGGGTGCTTTTGTCCTGCTGTCCTCAACACTTAATACCTTTGCGAGATAAAATGTGCAGCTAACAACCCGGTGCGTTGCACAATAAGGGGATAATACGCTGCTAAGCAAAGCGGTCCGGAGGTGCAGGCTCAGTTTGCTTGCGCCTGGCTCCGTACCGAGCCTTGCACAGCGAGCGCTGCTGGGCTCCACGCGGGACACGCTGCAAACCGGCCCCTTCGCAGCAGCTGCGATGAGGGCTTCAAAGGAGTGGGACTCGGCAAGCACCTGCTACATCTGCACCGTGGCTGCACTGCGAGCACCTCCtctgcccccgccagccccgcggggGATGGGCGGCAGCAGGGCCCCCCTGTGCACCAAACCCCAGCTCCCGCGTGAGGCTGAGCTTCACAAACGCTTTCTGCAAGGTGCCAGCTTGCTCCGTGCAGGTACAGCCTCCTCCCTGAGCTGCGCTGCCTGTCCGTGGGCCATGTGGCACAGGGGCACGGCCAGAATCCCGTGTCAAATAAAGATTTAGAGAGAGAAATACTGAGGCAGTGAAGGATTTTTATTGAAAGAGCAATACGTGGGCAACCTTTATGCCTGAAGAGGAGCTCTGCTTCCTGACTATGGATATCAAAACTGGCCACAGAAAACCCTCCCTAACATCCACCAGCCAAACAGCTTTCCCTACCCCCGTGCCAGGCTATGCCAGGACCGGCCGACCGGAGACGGGCACCCGTCCCCCTCGGGCCATGGCGGTAACACAGGGCAGTGCCCACGGGAAGATGAAGACAGCAGGGATGAGCAGGGCTCTGGGGCTCGCGGCACGCTGCCTGCCTCAGACGGCCAGCGCGGCCGAGGGTCCTCCGGGGCAGGATCTTTTTAGAGAGGTCTGGTCGGGAGAGTCGTCTGcctggaagaagcagcacaaaaactattcatttttctcatttggacTTTCACCAGCTTTTCCCTATATCCCAGGCGAGGTTTTCCTGTGGGTCCATGCGGGCAGAGGGACCTCCTGGAAACCGGGAGCAGCCCATGGGAGAGGGGCTGGCCGGGGGGGCGTGGGGCTCATCCCCTGTCTCCCGGGGAAAGCAGCGCTGCGGGAAATGCAATCCTTACCTCGATGATGTCAACCTTGGCGTTCCCGAGGCTGGCGTTGAGAATGTTGGGCAGAGGCACCGGCACATGCAAGGCGTCTGCAAAAGCAAGCGAAAGCGTCTCGTCATGGGGGACACCCCGAAGGCAGGTAGCGAGGGAAGGGGGTGAGCCCCAAATCCGGCTGAGTTTGAGAGGAGAGGGGGCCCAGATCCCGGCCGTACCGTTAATGGCAGGCACGTACGCAGCCTCAAGGACTCGCTTGAGCCATCCTGTAAGCAGGGAGACCTGCGGGGGAAGACGACACGTGTCGGTACCAGAAGAGAGCAATGGTTATTGGGGTGAAAATGGCCACGCCAGCGTTATCAGTTAAGGTCTGTCACTGCAGGATGCTCAGAGCAATGAAACACAAATGCTGCGAAGCTTCCTTCAGTGAAACGCTGCCAGGGCTGAGGGTGGGGGCATACACAGGGACATGCTTTTTGAGTAATTTCTTCTTGATTATTCCTCCCCCCTTCCCAGCACCCCCGGTGCGCTGCCAAGGGAACATATACATCCAAGTGTCACTGCCATAGGGCACAGGGGATCGACAGGGCAGGCAACAATCGGCCTCTGCCAAGAGAAGAAACGTGCAGACTGAAGAAGAATTGGCATTTTGGCTCTCCTTCCCCACACAGAGCCTCTGGCCATCACATCGCTCGCTGCAGCGCCTCGATCCAAAGCAGCGTGCACTTACGCTGAGAGGGCTGAGCCTCAGGGGTGCCTGTGTCAGGTTGATGCTGCAAGAGATGAAAACAAGGCAGAGTCGGGGtgcacggggtgcagccctccTCCGGCTTTCCACATGCTGCCCAGACCTTTCCTTGGTCCAGAATTTGTCTCACCCATGCAAAGATAGAAGGATTTTGAAAATCgagcaactttttaaaaacctcCCTCATCACGTCAGACACGCACTCAGTCTgaagctggggctgggaggaggcaggaggaggaggcaggaggctgggaggaggcaggaaagCTCTGGCAGCCCTTTACACCCCTACCACGTCTACCTCGCGCTCCCCGATCGCTGCCACCGGCCCCATCTCACCGGGCTCCTGGGAGCGTCCCCAggcagagccccctccccgcctgcaGCCGCCGCAAAGCTCGGCTCTACCTGTCAAGAGCCAGGGAGAGTTGCAGTTTGCCGTCGGAGACCAACGGGGTGATGTTCAGAACGATGTCCTGAAATTGCAACAAGGGAAGAAATGAAGTTAGTTCCCTGCGTGGCtccaaagactgaaaagaaaacccagagtATTTGTAAATAAcccattccaagaaaaaacacctgtCTGTGCCTAGAAACCGCATTTTTTTGAAGGATGGCATcatgtctctctctccccaggGTTCACCCGTCCTGTCTTTACTTTGTATTATTCCCTAAACATTTCACTTCCACTTGGTTACGAGCATCTTAAAAGGAGCAAGCACCACCGCTTTTAAGATGCACTGAATTCAGAAGTACAAGCGCTacagggctgagggcaggagATGCCGGAGAACAGCCAGACTCAGCCCTCGCCCTGGTTCAGAGGTCTCGTCCCCCGGGAGCACACTCACTGTGTCGAGGGAGAAGAGGGGCTTCTGGAAGGACTGCAGGGCGGGACTGAAGATGTCGACGGAGGCTTTGAGGGTGGCGGTGGCTCTTCCACCCCTCACGGCCACCAGCGGCTTGCTGGCCGCCCGCACGCGCAGCTCCAGCGGCAGAGAGCCGGGGAGGACGCCGGTGAGCTGCGAGGGGCGAGGGGAGGTCAGGGCAAGGGGGTCTTTGCGTGGCCAGCGTTGGGCGGCGGGGTTGGAGAGCAGTGCACAGGAGGGAGGCGGCTGACCTGGGGGATGAGCGGCAGGAGGGCAGACGTGGACAGCGAGACACCATCGGGCACCTGCGGGAACAGCGCCAGCGGCgtcggggccggggggggtTTGTGCAAAGCCCGCGCCGGGCTCGGCCGGGCCCCACAAGCGCACGCATGGCGGCCAGCACCCTTGGGTCACCCGAGAGCAACCCGCACCCCGACCCAACCCCGGGGAGGGGCGTCGCGACCCACCATCGAGTTGGTGATGCTGAGGTTGAAGgctgcctgccccggggccagccccagcagggCGCCGAGGGCACGCGGCGAGAGGCCGAGCCGCGGCGGCTGGcccctggccagcagcagggtggcGGCGAGCGGCCGGCCCTGCGCGGAGGCCaccgcgccgccggccgcgtCCCTGAAGAGGAGCTgcaggggacagagcagggcagggctcggagggctgcggtcgcaccgggcgccctgcccgcccgcggCCCTCGCGGAGAGGCTCACGCGGGGTTCATCGGCGCTTGAATAAACCCGCGGCCGCTTCAGACCGTTCTAGCACAGGCAGCGGTTGCATCTGCTGCCgctttccccagctctgtcaCACCTCCCCTCCAGTAAGACACGTTGCCAATATTTTTGTCCCGATTATGGTCCCTATTAATTGCATACCCAACTTTTACAGCCCATTTATAGACGGAACCTGCTTGTGAATGGTGACCGCTGCTCCTGCATGAAGTTAAGCTTTTCTAACTAACAACTATGAGAGTGCTATAATTATACTTAATTAAGCAGCGTCAAGCCAATCTGGCTCGTGCTACCCTCAAGGATTCGCAAGTCAAAAAtaagatgatctctaaaggtcccttccaacccaagcaTTCTATGATAGAGTCCCAGTGGTGGCATTAGCACGGATATGGCGGGACCACGCTCATCAGCATCTTCCAgtgaatgttttcctgaaaactggAGTATGAGGAGCCTTCGACAAACAGCCACCACATTCAGATGAATTACCCAAATTCCCTAAGTCAAAGGTTTTCGGGCCAGGGGAAGCGGTGGCACTTACGTTCAGATCCAGCTGGATAGCATCGCCACTGATGATGGAAAAGGGGGGCAGATCTCCCAGAGCCCCGAGCGGGAGCGCAGCTGTGGGACGCAGGGAGGAAAGCTTTTAAGCTGCAGTGAGAGGGGGATGCTCCCAAATCCCGTGGTCCCAAGAGACATCAGAACCAACGGCGGCTCCTGCTCGCAGTGTTCCCAGCTGGACAAGCCACTAGAAAGCACTGTTTTGCagcaaaaatgttgtttctaAAAGCAACCGTTCCTGGAGTggctttctgctggaaaaattgtctgctgctgctg from Pelecanus crispus isolate bPelCri1 chromosome 14, bPelCri1.pri, whole genome shotgun sequence includes:
- the LOC142594915 gene encoding BPI fold-containing family B member 3-like; translation: MCLPCKRALYVPQAASGWPKIVNNTLPKISLRSLPGFGHQVGFNTQLLVENTSVPGRVLCTQVEADVVLMVQDKWADLQNNKDCKIFAINIRTRPKVPLLDQPLKQYLSDVLHEVGCDIVNARLNLASSPLGSRTPALPLGALGDLPPFSIISGDAIQLDLNLLFRDAAGGAVASAQGRPLAATLLLARGQPPRLGLSPRALGALLGLAPGQAAFNLSITNSMVPDGVSLSTSALLPLIPQLTGVLPGSLPLELRVRAASKPLVAVRGGRATATLKASVDIFSPALQSFQKPLFSLDTDIVLNITPLVSDGKLQLSLALDSINLTQAPLRLSPLSVSLLTGWLKRVLEAAYVPAINDALHVPVPLPNILNASLGNAKVDIIEADDSPDQTSLKRSCPGGPSAALAV